CGAAGTTCACAGATTATCCAATGTTCATTTTTAAAGACGGACGTGTTGTTTCAGACGCCGGCGGATGATACATCGGCTTTTCCGTATAGCCGAGCATGTTTGCAAAGAACATATCCGGAATCTGGGCGATGCGCGTGTTAAAATTCGTCACCGTTTCATTGAAGAACTCGCGGCGATCGGCAATCAAACCCTCGAGCTCAGACACGCGGCTTTGCAATTGCACGAAAGACTGATTGGCTTTCAGATCAGGATAAGCTTCACCCAAGGCAACGATCCCTTTCAGGGCCATCGACATTTCATTCGATGCCGCGATTTTCGAATCGATAGAATTTGCCGCCGAATAG
The sequence above is drawn from the Bdellovibrionales bacterium genome and encodes:
- a CDS encoding LemA family protein encodes the protein MFAAVFAGIVVLVILFMGVSVYNGLVSQKNQMDRAWANIEVILKQRFDEIPQLIEVIEQYASYEQNTLKKVIEARNHYSAANSIDSKIAASNEMSMALKGIVALGEAYPDLKANQSFVQLQSRVSELEGLIADRREFFNETVTNFNTRIAQIPDMFFANMLGYTEKPMYHPPASETTRPSLKMNIG